Proteins co-encoded in one Chrysemys picta bellii isolate R12L10 chromosome 13, ASM1138683v2, whole genome shotgun sequence genomic window:
- the LOC103307171 gene encoding olfactory receptor 14A16-like codes for MYNHTTVAEFLLLGFSKVRELQILHFVVFLGIYLMALTGNILVMTVVSLDRHLHTPLYFFLMNLSILDIGSISVTVPKSMANSLLNNRSISYAGCVSQVFLFFFFTSADFALLTVMAYDRYMAICKPLHYETVMNRGACVQMAASAWISGLLNSALHTGNTFAISFCRGNIVDQFFCEIPQLLKLACSDSYLSEVGIIAFNALLGLSLFVLIVVSYAQIFTTVLRIPSEQGRHKAFSTCFPHLIVVSLLLCTGTFAYLKPASSSPSGLDLLVGVLYAVVPSMMNPIIYSMRNNEIKSALKKLTEGRLFTKNKMSIWFS; via the coding sequence ATGTACAATCACACCACCGTGGCTGAGTTCCTTCTCTTGGGATTTTCTAAGGTTCGGGaactgcagattttgcactttgtggtgtttcttgGGATTTACCTGATGGCCCTGACAGGGAATATCCTTGTAATGACAGTAGTATCCCTTGACCGCCATCTTCACACCCCcttgtacttcttcctgatgaatttgTCCATCTTAGACATCGGATCCATCTCCGTCACTGTCCCCAAGTCCATGGCCAATTCCCTATTGAACAACAGATCTATTTCTTATGCTGGATGTGTCAGCCAAgtctttctcttcttcttcttcacttCAGCAGACTTTGCCCTACTCACTGTGATGGCATATGACCGATATATGGCAATCTGCAAACCGCTGCACTATGAGACTGTAATGAACAGgggagcttgtgtccaaatggcagccagtgcctggatcagtggtCTTCTCAATTCTGCTTTGCACACTGGGAACACATTTGCAATATCATTCTGTAGAGGTAACAttgtggatcagttcttctgtgaaatcccccaactcctcaagctcgcctgctctgactcATATCTCAGTGAAGTTGGGATTATTGCCTTTAATGCACTTTTAGGATTAAGCCTTTTTGTTTTAATAGTAGTGTCTTATGCTCAGATTTTCACCACAGTGCTGAGAATCccttctgagcagggccggcataaagcaTTCTCCACATGCTttcctcacctcattgtggtctccttGTTACTTTGCACTGGGAcctttgcctacctgaaacccgCCTCCAGTTCTCCATCAGGTCTGGATCTTCTGGTGGGTGTTCTCTATGCTGTGGTGCCTTCCATGATGAACCCaatcatctacagcatgaggaataATGAGATCAAATCTGCTCTGAAGAAACTGACTGAGGGGAGGTTATTCACGAAAAATAAAATGTCCATCTGGTTCTCATGA